ACGCAAAATCCGGACGGCTCGTGGTCCGAAGAGGAGACCACCGGCACGGGTTTCCCGCAGGTGTTTTATCTGAAGTACGACATGTACCGCAACAACTGGCCGCTGCTGGCGCTGGCGGAGTACAAAAAGCTGCTCGAAGCCAAAGCTGCCGGCAAAGGGCCCAATGGACGCGAGCATCCTGAGTTTCGGGCGGCGGACGCCGTGGCGCCCCAGGCCAGCCGGCGTGTTTAACGGGGCGGGCGCCGGGTCATGGGGTATTGCAGGGAGTGCTTGGGGATGGAGCAGGCAGGCTCGGTCATCATGTCGCCCAGGGTGTAAGTGCCGCCGGCCGGGCAGACAGGTTTTTGCTGGAAATACTTGCCCGGCCCCACCAAGTCGTCCCAGGTGGGCGCGTCAGTGTTGCGCTTTTTATTTTCACGAAACCATTGCTCCTTGGCGGCGTCCAACTGGCGCAGGTGATTGAGGCAGGCATTGCGCTGGGAGGTTTCGCGGGCTTTCTGGAAGTTGGGCAGGGCCACCCCCAACAGCAAAATCAGCATCAACATGCCGAGCGCGGCCGAAACGCAGAGGCCGCCAATGGCCAGTCCCCTGCCCTGCCAGCGTCCGGGATGGCGTTGGAAGCGGACCAGGGCCATGATGGCCATGACCAGTCCGGCCAGGCCGGAGAGGCCCAGGGTGCAGGGGGTCAACAACCCTGCCACCAATGAGCCCACCGCCAGCGCGCTGAGCCGGGGCTTGTTAGCAGGGGGCGTGGGGACGGTGGCGGTCGTGGAGGGCAATGGCGCCACCACCACCGGGGGCGGTGGCACCACGTCCTGCCAGTCCGGCCATGTGCCCAGGGCCTGCCACTGGGAGGAGTCCTCGCGGCGCAACAGGCTGGCGTGATTAAGGCGCCCTTCCTCCAACCAACGTCGGATTACGGAGGCATCCACCGGGCCATATTCACGCTGGTCAGCTCCTCGTACGTAATAGCGGGTTGTCTCCATAAGGGAAACGGGTCGTTGCCAATGAAAGGAGGCTGGCACAAAGGCCACGGGAGGAGCAATGGGAAAAGGTGAAAAAAGTGCTTGCCAGCGTGGGGGTGATGGTTTAATTACTTAATTATGTTAATAAATTATTGCCACGCCTTCCTGGCTTGCGCCCCAATGTGCGCCTCTCCCGGGCGGGGCGTGGCGAATCCCGTTCTTGCCGTCATGCTGCGTCTTCACCCCCAACCCTGTTGATGGATTATGGCCACCACCCTGACGTTGATTTCTGCGGATGCCGCGCTGCGGGCGCGGCTGGTGCCGCTGTTCAATGACTCGCCGTCGTTTCATTGCGTGGGCGTTTATGCCTCGGCGGCGCAACTGTGCGCACAAAGCCGCACGAGTCCCTCGGACTTGCTGCTGCTGGACGTGGACTGGCAGCAGCCCGGCTGGCTGGCGGATGTGGGCCGGGCGCGATTGCTGGCGGGGGAGGCGGCGGTGGTGGTTTTGACGCCGGATGAGTCCCCGGAGATGCTGGTGCTGGCGATGGCCCATGGGGCCTGCGGGTACGTGTTGCGGCAGGAAAGCGGCGCGGCGATGCTGGCGCGGCTGGAGGAGGTGGCGCGGGGGTTGTCGCCGATTTCCGGGGCGGTGGCCCGGCAGCTTATTCAGCGGGTGCAGGGGCAGTCGGTGGCCACGCGGCATCTGGCACGCCTGTCTTTGCGGGAGAAGGAAATTCTGGAATTTCTGGCGCTGGGTTATCCTTACAAGCAAATTGCCGACCAGCTTGCCATCAGCATCAACACGGTGCGGACGTACGTGCGCCGTCTCTATGCGAAGCTGGAGGTGCCCTGCCGCGCGCATGCGGTGTTGAAGTGCCAGCCGGCGCCGTGGGGCGCGGTGCAACAGGTCATGGCGGGCCCTGGCGGGACGGGACCGCTGCCGTCGCTGGCCGCAAGATGCGGCTTGCCAACTGACCGCAAGCTGGTTTAAGCACTTGGCGGTGAGAGCCACCCGCCGGCCTTGCTCGCTGCGGCGAGTGGGGGCTTGACCGGCCGAGGCTCGGCAGTGGACAGGCAGCCGGGATTTGCTCCCTGCGCCTTGCGGCAAACGAGATTCTAGACGCGGTATGGTGGGCATCAGCACAGCAGCCATTCCCGCCTCCCTGCGGCGGGCCAACGAACGCACGCTCCTGGGGGCCTTGCTGCGGCTGGGCGAGGCCAGCCGTGCCGAGCTGGCCAAGGTGGCGGGCTTGAGCCAGCC
This is a stretch of genomic DNA from Fontisphaera persica. It encodes these proteins:
- a CDS encoding LuxR C-terminal-related transcriptional regulator, whose protein sequence is MATTLTLISADAALRARLVPLFNDSPSFHCVGVYASAAQLCAQSRTSPSDLLLLDVDWQQPGWLADVGRARLLAGEAAVVVLTPDESPEMLVLAMAHGACGYVLRQESGAAMLARLEEVARGLSPISGAVARQLIQRVQGQSVATRHLARLSLREKEILEFLALGYPYKQIADQLAISINTVRTYVRRLYAKLEVPCRAHAVLKCQPAPWGAVQQVMAGPGGTGPLPSLAARCGLPTDRKLV
- a CDS encoding GYF domain-containing protein; the encoded protein is METTRYYVRGADQREYGPVDASVIRRWLEEGRLNHASLLRREDSSQWQALGTWPDWQDVVPPPPVVVAPLPSTTATVPTPPANKPRLSALAVGSLVAGLLTPCTLGLSGLAGLVMAIMALVRFQRHPGRWQGRGLAIGGLCVSAALGMLMLILLLGVALPNFQKARETSQRNACLNHLRQLDAAKEQWFRENKKRNTDAPTWDDLVGPGKYFQQKPVCPAGGTYTLGDMMTEPACSIPKHSLQYPMTRRPPR